A single region of the Marmota flaviventris isolate mMarFla1 chromosome 10, mMarFla1.hap1, whole genome shotgun sequence genome encodes:
- the Cfap107 gene encoding cilia- and flagella-associated protein 107, with protein sequence MVFLGVAPQSFSTPSWQIEKQYSTRVLTGNWLEERGKFIKATEKTPQSLYRKEYVPFPGHKPDWISRWYRERKNEGIPYKHLITHHQEPSHRYLISSYDDHYNRHNYNPALPALRTWSRQKLLWLPEKVDFPLLAPPTNYGLYERLKQQWMLPKTGWRESVYTSSYPRPPLSAMSRREHAIPVPPPCLKPHF encoded by the exons ATGGTATTTTTGGGGGTGGCTCCACAGTCGTTCTCTACTCCAAGCTGGCAGATTGAGAAACAGTATTCAACCAGAGTGCTCACTGGAAACTGGCTGGAAGAGAGGGGGAAg tTCATCAAAGCCACTGAGAAGACACCCCAGAGCCTTTATAGAAAGGAGTACGTCCCCTTCCCCGGCCACAAGCCTGATTGGATCTCCAGGTGGTATAGGGAGAGGAAAAATGAG GGGATCCCGTACAAACACCTGATCACCCACCACCAGGAGCCCTCCCACCGCTACCTGATCAGCTCTTATGACGACCATTACAACAGGCATAATTACAATCCGGCCTTGCCCGCTCTCCGCACCTGGAGTAGACAGAAGTTGCTGTGGCTTCCAGAGAAGGTCGACTTCCCCCTTCTTG CTCCGCCCACAAACTACGGACTCTATGAGCGGCTGAAGCAGCAGTGGATGCTCCCCAAGACTGGCTGGAGGGAGAGCGTCTACACTTCCTCCTACCCCAGACCGCCCTTGAGCGCTATGTCCAGGCGGGAGCATGCCATCCCCGTGCCTCCCCCTTGCCTGAAGCCACACTTCTGA